The following proteins are encoded in a genomic region of Mycobacterium sp. 155:
- a CDS encoding adenylate/guanylate cyclase domain-containing protein has protein sequence MDLIAADAGEALRCTTFKRWVWGAAAVSIAGGGIVGAFLAFAAPIVLSPTATERLLVRGGTTLVVFLVVAIPVMLRVRRHRFAASTAWLRENRLPTAAEQRMTLGAPGEAVRMSVIVWGVGAVVFGSLAVPDALSTALYIFSVVTLGGMSTSAVWYLIVERVMRPISAQALSGGTPERRVGPTIQRRLTMAWTLATGVPLLGVAMLALGYLADSDYRTQRTIAAILVLVTVAFVVGLFAILVAVRSVAERVRALRHALARVQNGDFDARVEVDDASEIGRLQAGFNTMAAGLAERECIRATFGTYVDRDVAEHILCAGGTLQGQEVDVTLMFVDVRGFTTFAEQLPPADVVATLNRLFERIVPLVHQHHGHVDKYAGDGLMAVFGAPRHRARHADEALAAALQIADAVHVEFGGRLSVGVGLNSGPVVAGNVGGAGRFEFSVIGDTVNVAARVEAATRQTGDAVLLTADTLELLTDHRVTFSERPGLTLKGKTTPVQIYAPA, from the coding sequence ATGGACCTGATCGCTGCGGATGCCGGTGAGGCGCTCCGCTGCACCACGTTCAAGCGGTGGGTGTGGGGTGCGGCCGCCGTGAGTATCGCCGGCGGCGGGATCGTCGGGGCTTTCCTGGCATTCGCCGCACCGATCGTGCTGAGTCCGACGGCCACCGAACGGTTACTTGTTCGCGGCGGAACCACGCTCGTCGTGTTCCTCGTCGTCGCCATCCCGGTGATGCTGCGGGTGCGGCGGCACCGGTTCGCCGCGAGCACCGCTTGGCTGCGGGAAAACCGCCTACCAACCGCTGCCGAACAGCGGATGACCCTGGGCGCACCGGGTGAGGCGGTGCGGATGTCGGTCATCGTGTGGGGTGTCGGGGCGGTGGTCTTCGGCTCACTGGCCGTACCCGACGCACTGTCCACCGCGCTCTACATCTTCAGCGTGGTGACGCTGGGCGGAATGTCCACCAGCGCAGTGTGGTACCTGATCGTCGAGCGCGTCATGCGGCCGATCTCAGCCCAGGCGCTCAGCGGCGGTACGCCCGAACGCCGCGTCGGACCGACCATCCAGCGCAGGCTCACCATGGCCTGGACCCTCGCCACCGGTGTGCCACTACTCGGCGTCGCGATGCTGGCACTCGGCTATCTCGCCGACTCCGATTACCGAACCCAGCGCACCATCGCGGCCATCCTGGTGCTCGTCACGGTGGCATTTGTGGTGGGGCTCTTCGCGATTCTGGTGGCCGTACGCTCGGTGGCCGAACGGGTGCGCGCGCTGCGCCACGCACTGGCACGAGTACAGAACGGGGATTTCGATGCGCGAGTCGAGGTCGACGACGCCAGCGAAATCGGCCGACTGCAAGCCGGTTTCAACACCATGGCAGCGGGTTTAGCCGAACGCGAATGCATTCGGGCCACGTTCGGCACTTACGTGGATCGCGATGTGGCCGAACATATCCTGTGCGCAGGCGGAACCTTGCAGGGCCAGGAGGTGGACGTCACGCTGATGTTCGTCGATGTCCGCGGTTTCACGACATTCGCCGAGCAGCTCCCGCCTGCCGATGTGGTCGCCACGCTCAACCGCCTGTTCGAGCGGATCGTTCCGCTCGTCCATCAACACCACGGGCACGTCGACAAGTACGCCGGTGACGGTCTCATGGCGGTCTTCGGTGCACCCCGGCACCGGGCTCGTCACGCCGACGAGGCGCTCGCGGCCGCGCTGCAGATCGCCGATGCGGTGCACGTCGAGTTCGGCGGTCGGCTGTCGGTGGGTGTCGGGCTCAACTCGGGTCCGGTAGTAGCCGGAAATGTCGGTGGCGCAGGACGTTTCGAGTTCTCGGTTATCGGCGACACGGTCAACGTGGCCGCCCGCGTCGAGGCAGCCACCCGGCAAACCGGCGATGCGGTCCTACTCACGGCCGATACGCTCGAGCTCCTCACCGACCACCGCGTCACGTTCTCCGAACGTCCGGGCCTGACCCTCAAGGGCAAGACCACGCCGGTGCAGATCTACGCGCCTGCGTGA
- a CDS encoding PE-PPE domain-containing protein — MSGKHRQPSRIRSAARWVPGLTAAAVSATGLSTAVMTGTTTTFAAPAVALVAAITPANSTAQIFAGSTYYGTDYAQTNPPQQVVPFFLGPQGIADAIDQNSTDPDLVVVSSGWGAGQTGLALASMQANNDSALNNVKLVILDNNTNRAGGGFWTTYWMFAPLLGTSAAPEPSDVSVPVVDTAYEYNINSDAPTYPLNVVADANALAAYAYGYGAQSSAPMPAEALAAQPTDPVHYHYVVAPDGTYTKYEVSGNVTYVTFTTDRLPLVRPLLLLPGGDIVADAVEPALTDIVNAGYQDNQPIPQDPTKTRPVGLLPPASDMTGTLGALPGDVQAGVTKAAATAEEDLSAPATLVTRPLAEASSTAKIFTGNLTTSSLSTTGLPGLSGVSALSSPNKPLSSANRSVPNPMKSSKPAGRANPVQKVAGSVNSTVSGVAKGVQNAVKKVVSGDKPSS; from the coding sequence ATGTCCGGTAAGCATCGCCAGCCGTCGCGCATCCGATCCGCAGCTCGCTGGGTCCCCGGGCTGACCGCAGCCGCGGTGAGCGCTACGGGACTGTCCACCGCGGTGATGACGGGAACGACGACGACTTTTGCCGCGCCCGCGGTGGCGCTGGTCGCGGCGATCACCCCGGCGAACTCGACGGCGCAGATCTTCGCCGGCTCCACCTACTACGGCACGGACTACGCGCAGACGAATCCGCCGCAGCAGGTGGTGCCGTTCTTCCTGGGGCCGCAGGGAATCGCCGACGCGATCGACCAGAACAGCACTGATCCTGACTTGGTGGTGGTGTCATCGGGTTGGGGTGCCGGCCAGACCGGACTCGCGCTGGCGAGCATGCAAGCCAACAACGACTCGGCCCTGAACAACGTCAAACTGGTCATCCTCGACAACAACACCAACCGGGCCGGCGGCGGATTCTGGACCACCTACTGGATGTTCGCGCCACTGCTGGGGACGTCGGCAGCTCCGGAGCCCAGCGACGTGTCGGTTCCGGTGGTCGACACCGCCTACGAATACAACATCAACTCCGACGCCCCGACCTACCCGCTCAACGTGGTTGCCGACGCAAATGCGCTTGCGGCGTACGCCTATGGCTATGGCGCGCAGTCGAGTGCGCCGATGCCAGCCGAAGCGCTCGCTGCTCAGCCTACCGATCCGGTGCACTACCACTACGTCGTCGCGCCGGACGGTACGTATACCAAATACGAGGTGTCCGGCAATGTCACGTACGTGACCTTCACGACCGACAGGCTGCCGCTGGTGCGGCCGCTGTTGTTGCTACCCGGCGGGGACATCGTCGCCGACGCTGTCGAGCCTGCGCTTACCGACATCGTCAACGCGGGCTACCAGGACAACCAGCCGATCCCGCAGGATCCCACCAAGACCCGGCCGGTCGGTCTGCTGCCGCCGGCATCCGATATGACGGGCACCCTCGGCGCTTTGCCCGGCGATGTCCAGGCCGGCGTGACGAAGGCTGCGGCCACCGCTGAAGAGGACCTGTCCGCGCCGGCCACGTTGGTGACGAGACCGCTCGCCGAAGCCTCGAGCACGGCCAAGATCTTCACTGGCAACCTGACCACATCGTCGTTGTCGACTACCGGTCTGCCCGGATTGTCCGGTGTGTCAGCGTTGTCCTCGCCCAACAAGCCGTTGTCCTCGGCCAACAGGTCGGTTCCGAATCCGATGAAATCGAGTAAGCCGGCTGGTCGCGCCAATCCCGTGCAGAAGGTGGCGGGCAGCGTCAACTCGACCGTGAGCGGCGTGGCGAAAGGTGTGCAGAACGCCGTGAAGAAGGTCGTGTCCGGCGACAAGCCGTCGTCGTGA
- a CDS encoding CsbD family protein has protein sequence MSAIDKAKNKGQELGGKAKEAIGKITGDKSTENEGKGDQVKSHLKDAGEKVKDAFKD, from the coding sequence GTGAGCGCAATCGACAAAGCGAAGAACAAGGGTCAGGAACTGGGCGGTAAGGCCAAGGAAGCTATCGGCAAGATCACCGGCGACAAGAGCACCGAAAACGAAGGCAAGGGCGACCAAGTGAAGTCACATTTGAAGGACGCCGGCGAGAAGGTCAAGGACGCGTTCAAGGATTAG
- a CDS encoding DUF1918 domain-containing protein, with protein MKAHVGDFLVVKGTTTDQHEQHAEIIGVRAEDGSPPYEVRWLVTGREAVMYPGTDAVVVSAAEHSRAAERVAERTGRPGAEH; from the coding sequence ATGAAAGCGCACGTCGGCGATTTTCTGGTTGTGAAGGGCACAACCACCGACCAGCATGAGCAGCACGCCGAGATCATCGGGGTTCGCGCCGAGGACGGCTCTCCCCCGTACGAGGTGCGGTGGTTGGTCACCGGCCGCGAAGCGGTGATGTACCCCGGAACGGACGCCGTGGTGGTCTCGGCCGCGGAACACTCGCGGGCCGCCGAGCGAGTGGCCGAACGGACCGGCCGCCCCGGCGCCGAACACTAG
- a CDS encoding serine/threonine-protein kinase — MASPHDASRVGTRFGPYELRSLIGVGGMGEVYRAYDTVKDRMVAVKLLRTEVAADRSYQARFRRESRAAARLQEPHVIPVHDFGDIDGVLYIDMRLVEGVSVKEALRMNGPLDPGRAVSIATQVASALDAAHAGGLVHRDIKPENVLLTGDDFAYLVDFGIAHVGGEATVTMTGVVIGSSAYMAPERFSGAAVGPPADVYALTCLLYECLIGRPPFETGDLRQLMSAHMFSAPPRPSIMRRGMPRAFDDVIARGMAKDPTHRYASAGELARAARAAISGNPAVGVAPPVPEPEAVSRPTPPPALVHAPEGPVRRSRWTRSQVRLVIATVLLLGVAAVLAAVLVLSGNGDGSTPKTAVAVSPSATGASAPTESSTEPSATTSTTRSAAAPMTGTDTQGFVGHTARCDSGSTPAAMIKTASSIAVICQSGPDSYYYRGERLSDGAHLEIAQAERSGDGFNATNPADGALYEIRPDSLTIISNGHVDSDEPAQQYSSG; from the coding sequence ATGGCATCCCCCCACGACGCTTCGCGCGTCGGCACCCGGTTCGGGCCGTACGAACTGAGGTCGCTGATAGGGGTCGGGGGAATGGGAGAGGTATACCGGGCGTACGACACGGTGAAAGACCGGATGGTCGCGGTCAAGCTGCTGCGGACCGAGGTGGCCGCGGACCGTAGTTACCAGGCACGGTTTCGACGCGAGTCGCGCGCTGCGGCCCGACTGCAAGAACCCCATGTCATCCCGGTGCACGACTTCGGCGATATCGACGGCGTCCTCTATATAGATATGCGGCTGGTCGAGGGTGTCAGTGTGAAAGAAGCGCTGCGGATGAACGGGCCGCTCGATCCTGGACGTGCCGTGTCCATCGCCACACAGGTGGCGTCGGCGCTCGACGCCGCGCACGCCGGCGGCCTCGTGCATCGGGACATCAAACCTGAGAACGTCCTGCTCACCGGTGACGATTTCGCGTACCTGGTCGATTTCGGCATCGCCCACGTGGGCGGCGAGGCCACCGTGACGATGACGGGCGTGGTGATCGGCTCGAGCGCCTATATGGCACCTGAGCGGTTCTCCGGTGCCGCCGTGGGGCCACCGGCCGATGTCTACGCGCTGACCTGCCTGCTCTACGAATGCCTCATCGGTCGTCCACCGTTCGAGACTGGTGACCTTCGGCAGCTCATGAGCGCCCACATGTTCTCCGCGCCGCCGCGGCCGAGCATCATGCGACGCGGCATGCCGCGCGCGTTCGACGACGTCATCGCCCGGGGCATGGCCAAGGATCCGACCCACCGTTACGCATCGGCGGGTGAACTGGCCAGGGCCGCCCGGGCGGCCATCTCCGGCAACCCTGCGGTCGGCGTGGCGCCGCCGGTACCGGAACCGGAAGCCGTGTCCCGCCCCACTCCGCCGCCGGCCCTGGTGCACGCCCCCGAGGGCCCGGTCAGACGATCCCGCTGGACCCGTAGCCAGGTGCGACTAGTGATCGCGACGGTGCTGCTGCTCGGTGTCGCCGCCGTGCTGGCAGCGGTCCTGGTGCTCAGCGGTAATGGCGACGGCTCGACGCCCAAGACTGCCGTGGCGGTGTCGCCCTCGGCGACCGGTGCGAGCGCACCCACCGAATCGTCAACCGAACCGTCGGCGACGACATCCACGACGCGATCCGCGGCGGCCCCGATGACCGGTACAGACACCCAGGGCTTCGTCGGGCATACGGCCCGCTGCGACTCGGGCAGCACCCCGGCGGCGATGATCAAGACGGCGTCGTCGATCGCGGTGATCTGCCAGAGCGGGCCGGACAGTTACTACTACCGCGGCGAACGGCTCAGCGACGGTGCCCACCTGGAAATCGCCCAGGCCGAACGGTCCGGTGACGGGTTCAACGCCACCAACCCGGCCGACGGTGCACTGTATGAGATCCGTCCGGACAGCCTCACCATCATCAGCAACGGCCACGTCGATTCTGACGAACCGGCACAACAGTATTCGTCGGGATAG
- a CDS encoding 1-acyl-sn-glycerol-3-phosphate acyltransferase — MTALHRAATIPVIATLMLFILLTGPIYLVVAGLVSLTTRSSRPLRSVALVMAYALIELRTLAKLLGGDRDCDRLMFDFGSMAHDAVRRLLDVEVAIGPGSVTSEEIPDGAPVIVLSRHCGPGDSILIAWLLMTEYRLQVRVVARAALRLEPVFDVAGQLGCVCFVSHGDRARAQIRDLAASLSSGQALLLFPEGANFSVSRWRATIAELRSTGRIRAAARAFRQSHTLPPRAGGAIAAVSGAPSASVLVLSHTGFCPDGRARPWWQLPIHRQLLVHTELFRADQRPRPDEISAWLEQTWARIDSWVAEQADHP; from the coding sequence ATGACGGCCCTGCACCGGGCTGCGACCATACCGGTCATCGCGACCCTCATGCTCTTCATATTGCTCACGGGGCCAATCTATTTGGTCGTCGCCGGCCTGGTCAGCCTGACGACTCGGTCAAGCCGTCCGCTGCGGTCCGTGGCTTTGGTGATGGCGTACGCACTGATCGAATTGCGCACATTGGCCAAGCTTCTGGGTGGTGACCGCGACTGCGATCGGCTGATGTTCGACTTCGGCAGCATGGCCCACGACGCTGTCCGCCGGCTTCTCGACGTCGAGGTCGCGATAGGTCCGGGCTCAGTGACCTCCGAAGAGATTCCCGACGGCGCGCCTGTCATCGTGCTGTCACGGCACTGCGGCCCCGGGGACAGCATTCTGATCGCCTGGCTGCTGATGACCGAATACCGCCTACAGGTCCGGGTTGTCGCCAGGGCAGCTCTCCGGCTGGAACCTGTTTTCGACGTCGCGGGTCAGCTGGGGTGTGTGTGCTTTGTGAGTCACGGCGACCGCGCCCGTGCCCAGATCCGAGATCTGGCTGCATCGCTGTCCAGTGGACAAGCACTACTTCTGTTTCCCGAAGGCGCGAACTTCAGTGTGTCGCGGTGGCGCGCCACTATCGCCGAGCTCCGCTCGACGGGCCGGATTCGCGCAGCCGCACGGGCGTTCCGCCAGTCCCATACGCTGCCGCCACGTGCAGGCGGTGCGATCGCCGCGGTGTCCGGCGCGCCGAGCGCGAGCGTCCTTGTGCTGAGCCATACCGGCTTCTGTCCTGACGGGCGAGCACGCCCCTGGTGGCAGCTGCCGATTCACCGACAGCTCCTGGTCCACACCGAACTGTTTCGGGCAGACCAGCGTCCGCGGCCCGATGAAATCAGCGCTTGGCTCGAACAGACGTGGGCTCGGATCGACTCCTGGGTCGCCGAGCAGGCCGATCACCCCTGA
- a CDS encoding sensor histidine kinase codes for MAGDDERAANVRVLQILPDSSGRPVFYGILLQWALRVVLVGYIAVTLLLQPPQRDLWVCVLAVAVYVAVLAAWSWWVLRTGPSSEDITSRPPALFMLAADVALVSILSVLTGLHSPEEWTSNVLRTGLFLIPVIAAAQLDPFLSAVTAIPTITAYIVVSWISQAGNEEPWSSILLNTIVLSGLAAGSVALSRIQRSKVETIEELARQRTQLLDDVLGLEKRERQALSERLHDGPLQYVLVARGDLEDVRAGSGPALDLVETALKECSALLRDAVRELHPEILNRAGLKAAIEALADSIAARDDLAVDIDSSTWPADFRTDADHLLYSAAREFTTNVIKHAHAQTLRIELSCEAGEARLRIIDDGVGISDARLAKSIAEGHIGMASIRTKVLASCGQFDAHATTAGTEVAIVLPLPRD; via the coding sequence ATGGCCGGAGACGATGAGCGCGCGGCGAACGTTCGTGTGCTGCAGATCCTTCCTGACTCGTCGGGGCGTCCGGTCTTCTACGGCATTCTCCTGCAGTGGGCGCTGCGGGTGGTGTTGGTGGGCTACATCGCCGTCACGTTGCTGTTGCAGCCCCCGCAGCGCGACCTGTGGGTCTGCGTCCTGGCGGTGGCTGTGTACGTGGCCGTACTGGCCGCGTGGAGCTGGTGGGTGTTGCGTACGGGGCCCTCGTCGGAAGACATCACCAGTCGGCCGCCGGCACTGTTCATGCTCGCCGCCGACGTCGCGCTGGTGTCCATCCTCTCGGTGCTCACCGGCTTGCACTCGCCGGAGGAATGGACGTCGAATGTGTTGCGTACCGGGCTGTTCCTGATTCCGGTGATCGCCGCGGCGCAGCTGGATCCGTTCCTCAGTGCCGTCACGGCGATTCCGACGATCACGGCATACATCGTGGTCAGTTGGATCAGCCAGGCCGGCAACGAAGAGCCGTGGTCGTCGATTCTGTTGAACACCATCGTGTTATCGGGGCTGGCGGCCGGTTCGGTCGCGTTGTCCCGGATTCAGCGGTCGAAGGTCGAGACAATCGAGGAGCTGGCCCGACAGCGAACCCAACTGCTCGACGATGTGCTGGGTTTGGAGAAGCGTGAACGCCAAGCTCTCTCGGAGCGACTACACGACGGGCCGCTGCAGTACGTGCTCGTTGCGCGAGGCGATCTCGAGGATGTCCGGGCCGGGTCGGGCCCCGCGCTGGACCTGGTGGAAACGGCACTCAAGGAATGTTCGGCGCTGCTGCGCGACGCTGTCCGTGAGCTGCACCCCGAGATCCTCAACCGCGCCGGCCTCAAAGCCGCGATCGAGGCACTGGCCGACAGCATCGCCGCCCGTGACGATCTCGCGGTCGACATCGACTCCTCGACCTGGCCCGCGGACTTTCGCACCGACGCCGATCATCTGCTGTACAGCGCGGCGCGTGAATTCACCACCAACGTCATCAAACATGCCCACGCTCAGACCTTGCGCATCGAGCTGAGCTGCGAGGCCGGCGAGGCGCGGTTGCGGATCATCGACGACGGGGTCGGTATCTCCGATGCGCGGTTGGCGAAAAGCATTGCCGAAGGCCACATCGGCATGGCATCGATCCGCACCAAGGTCCTCGCATCGTGCGGCCAGTTCGATGCCCACGCGACAACCGCAGGCACCGAGGTCGCGATCGTTCTACCGCTGCCGCGTGACTGA
- a CDS encoding RND family transporter — MADASASTTTHTGIARWIRRLAIPIILGWIGLVAVLNTTVPQLEVVAKTRSVSMSPGEAPSVIAMKRVGVVFDEFHSDSSAMIVLEGDKPLGDDAHYFYNDMVAKLRADTKHVEHVQDFWGDPLTKAGAQSNDLRASYVQVYLVGNMGETLANESVESVQKLVNGLSPPPGVKVYVTGPTALAADQQISADRSIQMIEMVTFVVIVTMLLLVYRSVVTVIIVLAMVVMELSAARGVVAFLGYHNLIGLTPFATQLLVTLAIAAATDYAIFLIGRYQEARGNGEDREQAYYTMFHGTAHVVLGSGMTIAGATFCLHFTRLPYFQSLGIPMAVGMMVAVIAALTLGPAVITVASRFGRTLEPRRAMRIRGWRRLATVVVRWPGPVLLGTILLSLVGLLTLPGYRTNYNDRNYLPADLPANAGYAAAERHFSPAKMNPELLLIETDHDVRNSADFLVIDKIAKAIFQVPGIGSVQAITRPDGKPLKFSTIPAQMSLGGVMQTMNRKYLTDRADDMLLQADDMQKTIDIMDRMITLMEEMSATTHSMVGKTHDMVTDVAELRDSISDFDDFLRPLRNYLYWEPHCYDIPICWSMRSVFDGLDGVDTMTASFQELLPDMDRLDALMPQMAAMMQPQIETMRSTKTMMLTMYQTQKGLQDQMAAMQDGQSAMGDAFNDSKNDDTFYLPPETFNNSDFKRGMKSFISPDGKAVRFMISHEGDPLTADGIKLIDGIKLAAKEAMKNTPFEGSKIYLGGTAAAFKDMQEGNNYDLIIAGISALSLIFIIMLLITRSLVAAAVIVGTVLVSLGTSFGLSVLVWQHLLGIELHFMVMAMAVIVLLAVGADYNLLLVARLKEELPAGINTGIIRAMGGSGSVVTAAGLVFAFTMMSMVVSEMTVVAQVGSTIGLGLLFDTLVIRSFMTPSIAALMGPWFWWPQVVRRRPARGVVARALDRSGA; from the coding sequence ATGGCCGACGCCAGTGCATCCACGACGACCCACACCGGGATCGCCCGTTGGATTCGCCGACTCGCCATTCCGATCATCCTGGGGTGGATCGGCCTGGTAGCCGTGCTCAATACGACGGTGCCCCAGCTCGAGGTCGTCGCCAAGACGCGGTCGGTGTCGATGAGCCCAGGAGAGGCTCCGTCGGTGATCGCGATGAAACGTGTCGGTGTGGTGTTCGACGAGTTCCATTCCGACAGCTCGGCGATGATCGTGTTGGAGGGTGACAAGCCGCTCGGCGACGACGCGCACTACTTCTACAACGACATGGTCGCCAAGTTGAGGGCGGACACCAAGCACGTCGAACACGTCCAGGACTTCTGGGGTGATCCGCTGACAAAAGCAGGGGCACAGAGCAACGACCTAAGAGCCTCCTACGTGCAGGTCTACCTCGTCGGCAACATGGGTGAGACTCTGGCCAACGAGTCGGTGGAGTCGGTCCAGAAGCTGGTCAACGGGCTGTCCCCGCCGCCTGGGGTCAAGGTGTACGTGACGGGCCCGACGGCACTGGCCGCCGATCAGCAGATCTCCGCCGACCGCAGCATCCAGATGATCGAAATGGTCACCTTCGTCGTGATCGTCACGATGCTGCTCCTGGTCTACCGATCTGTCGTCACCGTGATCATCGTGCTGGCCATGGTGGTCATGGAGTTGTCGGCGGCGCGCGGAGTGGTTGCGTTCCTGGGCTATCACAACCTGATCGGGCTGACACCTTTTGCCACCCAGCTTTTGGTCACTCTGGCGATCGCCGCCGCCACCGACTACGCGATCTTCCTCATCGGGCGTTACCAGGAGGCGCGCGGCAACGGCGAGGACCGGGAACAGGCCTACTACACGATGTTCCACGGCACCGCCCATGTGGTGCTGGGCTCGGGCATGACGATCGCTGGGGCAACGTTCTGCCTGCACTTCACCCGGTTGCCCTACTTCCAGTCGCTGGGCATTCCGATGGCGGTCGGCATGATGGTCGCAGTGATCGCGGCGCTCACCCTCGGGCCTGCAGTCATCACGGTGGCGAGCCGGTTCGGGCGCACGCTGGAACCCCGGCGGGCCATGCGGATCCGGGGTTGGCGACGGTTGGCAACTGTCGTCGTGCGGTGGCCGGGTCCGGTTCTGCTCGGCACCATCCTGCTGTCGCTGGTGGGGCTGCTGACACTGCCCGGTTATCGGACCAACTACAACGACCGCAACTACCTGCCCGCCGATCTGCCCGCCAACGCCGGGTACGCGGCCGCCGAACGCCACTTCTCACCAGCCAAGATGAACCCCGAGCTGCTGCTCATCGAAACCGACCACGACGTTCGCAACTCGGCCGATTTCCTGGTGATCGACAAGATCGCCAAGGCCATCTTCCAGGTACCCGGGATCGGTAGCGTTCAGGCGATCACCCGTCCGGACGGCAAGCCACTGAAATTCAGCACGATTCCAGCTCAGATGAGCTTGGGCGGCGTCATGCAGACCATGAACCGCAAATACCTGACCGACCGTGCCGACGACATGCTGCTGCAGGCCGATGACATGCAGAAGACCATCGACATCATGGACCGGATGATCACGCTCATGGAGGAGATGAGCGCGACGACGCACAGCATGGTGGGCAAGACCCACGACATGGTCACTGACGTCGCCGAATTGCGGGACAGCATTTCCGATTTCGACGACTTCCTGCGACCGCTGCGCAACTACCTGTACTGGGAGCCGCACTGCTACGACATCCCGATCTGCTGGTCGATGCGATCGGTGTTCGACGGGCTCGACGGCGTCGACACGATGACCGCGAGCTTCCAGGAGCTGCTGCCTGACATGGACCGACTCGACGCTCTCATGCCGCAGATGGCGGCCATGATGCAGCCGCAGATCGAGACCATGAGAAGCACCAAGACGATGATGCTCACGATGTACCAGACCCAGAAGGGTCTGCAGGATCAGATGGCGGCCATGCAGGACGGCCAGTCCGCGATGGGTGATGCGTTCAACGATTCCAAGAACGATGACACCTTCTACCTGCCACCGGAGACATTCAACAACAGCGACTTCAAGCGCGGGATGAAGAGCTTCATCTCCCCCGACGGAAAAGCCGTGCGGTTCATGATCTCTCACGAAGGCGACCCGTTGACGGCCGACGGCATCAAGCTGATCGACGGGATCAAGCTGGCTGCCAAGGAAGCCATGAAGAACACGCCGTTCGAGGGGTCCAAAATCTACCTGGGCGGGACCGCAGCGGCATTCAAGGACATGCAGGAAGGCAACAACTACGACCTGATCATCGCCGGGATCTCGGCTCTGTCCCTGATTTTCATCATCATGCTGCTGATCACTCGCAGTCTGGTGGCCGCGGCGGTGATCGTGGGCACGGTGCTGGTCTCGCTGGGCACGTCGTTCGGATTGTCAGTCCTGGTGTGGCAGCACCTGCTCGGGATCGAACTGCACTTCATGGTGATGGCGATGGCCGTGATCGTGCTGTTGGCAGTCGGTGCCGACTACAACCTGTTGCTCGTGGCGCGACTCAAGGAAGAGCTACCGGCAGGCATCAACACCGGCATCATCCGTGCGATGGGCGGCAGTGGATCGGTGGTGACCGCCGCCGGCCTGGTGTTCGCGTTCACCATGATGTCGATGGTGGTCAGCGAGATGACCGTGGTGGCGCAGGTCGGTTCGACGATCGGGCTGGGCCTGCTGTTCGACACCCTCGTGATCCGGTCGTTCATGACGCCGTCGATCGCAGCGTTGATGGGCCCCTGGTTCTGGTGGCCACAGGTGGTGCGTCGACGCCCGGCACGGGGTGTGGTGGCGCGGGCATTGGACCGCTCGGGCGCTTAA
- a CDS encoding patatin-like phospholipase family protein produces MGCDAFVLGGGGVLGAAEVGMARALLEAGVHPDLVCGTSIGAINGAAIAVDPTLGGVTRLLTIWDALSGDGIFDGSPLRQVAEVVRSKTALHDNHQLRELLREHLPIKTFEDLPVPFECVAASIERSREHWFNTGDLIEPVLASCALPGVFPPVRIGDEHFYDGGLVNSIPLNRAVTLGADTVWVLHVGRLEEELTPPQFLWEVGFVAFEISRRHRFLRDLEHVGSDVAVHVLPSGLPQRPAATWSNLRYRDTRRIARRAELAYDATREYLEALS; encoded by the coding sequence GTGGGCTGCGATGCGTTTGTCTTGGGCGGCGGCGGAGTGCTGGGCGCGGCCGAGGTCGGCATGGCCCGCGCCCTCCTGGAGGCGGGAGTTCACCCCGATCTGGTATGCGGCACATCGATCGGGGCGATCAACGGCGCGGCGATCGCGGTGGACCCCACCCTGGGAGGTGTGACGCGCCTATTGACGATTTGGGACGCGCTTTCCGGAGACGGAATCTTCGACGGCTCCCCGCTGCGGCAGGTCGCCGAGGTCGTGCGCAGCAAGACAGCGTTGCACGACAACCATCAACTCCGTGAGCTGTTGCGTGAGCACTTGCCCATCAAAACCTTCGAAGATCTCCCGGTACCCTTCGAATGCGTCGCCGCCAGCATCGAACGCAGCCGTGAGCACTGGTTCAACACCGGCGACCTGATCGAGCCGGTGCTGGCCTCGTGTGCACTGCCCGGGGTGTTTCCCCCGGTGCGAATCGGCGATGAGCACTTCTACGACGGTGGCCTGGTGAACAGCATCCCACTGAATCGCGCGGTGACCCTCGGCGCCGATACCGTTTGGGTGCTGCATGTCGGCCGGCTGGAAGAAGAACTCACCCCACCGCAGTTCCTGTGGGAGGTCGGCTTCGTGGCCTTTGAGATCTCGCGCCGACACCGCTTTCTCCGCGATCTGGAGCACGTGGGTTCCGACGTCGCTGTGCATGTGCTGCCATCTGGTCTGCCCCAGCGGCCGGCCGCCACGTGGTCGAATCTGCGCTACCGCGATACCCGGCGCATAGCGCGACGTGCTGAACTGGCGTACGACGCCACGCGAGAATATCTTGAGGCGCTGTCATGA